One genomic region from Cellulomonas fengjieae encodes:
- a CDS encoding 1-phosphofructokinase family hexose kinase — MSALRDGTVRVATVTLNPALDVTYQVPALVVDDVVRVRQVTTRAGGKGVNAAAVAETLGATTWAVVLTGGRAGNELLDGLDSLGLRTLAIDALTDVRRTVAVVADDGTTTSLQEAGHDVRDPEHLTERVLDAVRQVLAEGVRALAVSGSLPPGCPADVLPRIVETCRRSGVPVVVDTSGAPLAAVARSGALLTPNRAELAELVGRTLHDQDDVVAAAAELVAHGAPAVAVTSGPDGIVCVTPDGGWAARLPTPVAGNATGAGDAAVAALLVHLAAAGDAADVGWPDALVDMVATSAACVLRPVAGEIDADARAAWLSDVQIHPLHQARNRA; from the coding sequence ATGAGCGCGCTCCGCGACGGCACCGTGCGGGTCGCCACCGTCACCCTCAACCCGGCCCTCGACGTGACGTACCAGGTGCCCGCCCTCGTGGTGGACGACGTCGTGCGGGTGCGGCAGGTGACGACCCGCGCGGGCGGCAAGGGCGTGAACGCCGCCGCCGTCGCGGAGACGCTGGGCGCCACCACGTGGGCCGTGGTGCTCACCGGTGGGCGCGCGGGCAACGAGCTGCTCGACGGGCTCGACTCCCTCGGGCTGCGGACGCTGGCCATCGACGCGCTGACCGACGTGCGTCGCACGGTGGCCGTCGTCGCCGACGACGGCACGACCACGAGCCTGCAGGAAGCGGGGCACGACGTCCGCGACCCCGAGCACCTCACCGAGCGGGTGCTCGACGCCGTCCGGCAGGTGCTCGCGGAGGGCGTGCGTGCCCTCGCGGTGAGCGGCTCGCTGCCACCCGGCTGCCCGGCCGACGTCCTGCCCAGGATCGTCGAGACGTGCCGCCGGTCCGGGGTCCCGGTCGTCGTGGACACCTCCGGCGCCCCCCTGGCCGCGGTCGCCCGCTCCGGCGCGCTCCTCACGCCGAACCGGGCCGAGCTCGCCGAGCTCGTCGGCCGCACCCTGCACGACCAGGACGACGTCGTGGCCGCCGCGGCCGAGCTAGTCGCCCACGGTGCCCCGGCCGTGGCGGTGACGTCGGGTCCCGACGGGATCGTGTGCGTGACGCCCGACGGTGGCTGGGCGGCGCGTCTGCCGACGCCGGTCGCCGGCAACGCCACCGGTGCCGGGGACGCGGCCGTCGCCGCGCTGCTCGTCCACCTGGCCGCCGCGGGCGACGCGGCGGACGTCGGCTGGCCCGACGCGCTCGTCGACATGGTCGCGACCTCCGCGGCGTGCGTCCTGCGTCCGGTCGCGGGCGAGATCGACGCCGACGCTCGCGCGGCGTGGTTGTCCGACGTGCAGATCCACCCCCTCCACCAGGCAAGGAACCGAGCATGA
- a CDS encoding SIS domain-containing protein, whose protein sequence is MTTHTGAVLDSCRTGAEIAQQPDVWREVAALVAGQRDALDRFVTDALTDPRTEIVLTGAGTSSYIGELVASEVARHTGRTATAVPTTDVVASPATALPADRPVLLVSFARSGDSPESVAAVELADQVIPGTRHLVITCNAAGALGQRCADRADAYVLTLPEASNDAGFAMTSSFTGMALATLLAFGSGTDVAALATAAEAVRAVAEEAAAAVLALRPRRLVHLGSGALKGLAHESALKCLELTAGRVLALADTPMAFRHGPKSALDGTTVAVVYLSNDPYTRQYDVDLARELSTTLGAERVVVVDATGDADVPATTWSVPGVAGLPDAEWALPAVLFAQVLALAASLAEGLTPDNPFPGGEVNRVVQGVVIHPYTGPKGQ, encoded by the coding sequence ATGACGACGCACACCGGTGCAGTGCTCGACTCGTGCCGCACGGGCGCGGAGATCGCGCAGCAGCCTGACGTCTGGCGGGAGGTGGCGGCGCTCGTCGCCGGCCAGCGCGACGCACTGGACCGCTTCGTCACCGACGCGCTCACCGACCCCCGCACCGAGATCGTGCTGACGGGTGCCGGGACGTCCTCGTACATCGGCGAGCTCGTCGCCTCCGAGGTGGCCCGGCACACGGGACGCACGGCCACCGCCGTGCCCACGACGGACGTCGTGGCGTCCCCGGCCACCGCGCTCCCCGCCGACCGGCCCGTCCTGCTGGTGTCCTTCGCCCGCAGCGGTGACAGCCCGGAGTCGGTGGCCGCCGTCGAGCTGGCCGACCAGGTGATCCCCGGGACCCGGCACCTCGTCATCACCTGCAACGCCGCCGGCGCGCTGGGGCAGCGCTGCGCCGACCGCGCTGACGCCTACGTGCTGACGCTCCCGGAGGCGTCGAACGACGCGGGGTTCGCGATGACCTCGTCGTTCACCGGGATGGCGCTGGCCACCCTGCTGGCGTTCGGCTCGGGCACGGACGTCGCTGCCCTCGCGACCGCCGCAGAGGCGGTGCGCGCGGTCGCCGAGGAGGCCGCCGCCGCGGTCCTCGCGCTGCGCCCTCGCCGGCTCGTGCACCTGGGCTCGGGCGCGCTCAAGGGTCTCGCCCACGAGTCCGCGCTCAAGTGCCTGGAGCTCACGGCCGGCCGCGTGCTCGCCCTCGCGGACACCCCGATGGCCTTCCGGCACGGACCCAAGTCCGCGCTGGACGGGACCACCGTGGCCGTGGTGTACCTGTCGAACGACCCGTACACGCGGCAGTACGACGTGGACCTCGCCCGGGAGCTCTCGACGACCCTCGGCGCCGAGCGCGTCGTCGTGGTCGACGCGACCGGGGACGCCGACGTGCCGGCCACCACGTGGTCGGTCCCCGGGGTCGCCGGGCTCCCCGACGCCGAGTGGGCGCTGCCGGCGGTCCTCTTCGCCCAGGTCCTCGCGCTGGCGGCATCGCTGGCCGAGGGGCTGACCCCCGACAACCCCTTCCCCGGCGGCGAGGTCAACCGCGTGGTGCAGGGCGTCGTCATCCACCCGTACACCGGCCCGAAGGGACAGTGA
- a CDS encoding DMT family transporter: MSSIGNVAGARRGTSWIPYAALLVLFWGVWGAFSSQPTERYGYPDEMVYIVWAFTMLIPAYFSMRGRTFDRRGVAMKYGLLVGLTGAGGQLLLFKALTMGPAYIIFPIIALSPAITVVMAMLILRERINKLTALGVAMALVAIVAFSISSGDSDLTAGPYLLLAVLICVAWGVQAYFMRKAATVGVNDATTFAWMTISGLALVPVALIMMGGLPGGFPWQAPALTAATQVLNAAGALFLVMAFSRGKASIVAPVTNALAPVLTIILSLIIYRTLPSMFQTIGIVLALAGSTVMVYADEKRGEELAAGAVTDGGKAAQPADGRSEAR, translated from the coding sequence ATGAGCTCCATCGGCAACGTCGCCGGGGCCCGCCGCGGCACCAGCTGGATCCCCTACGCCGCCCTGCTCGTCCTGTTCTGGGGCGTCTGGGGAGCCTTCTCCAGCCAGCCGACCGAGCGGTACGGCTACCCCGACGAGATGGTCTACATCGTCTGGGCCTTCACCATGCTCATCCCCGCGTACTTCTCGATGCGCGGACGGACCTTCGACCGGCGCGGCGTCGCGATGAAGTACGGCCTGCTCGTCGGCCTCACCGGCGCCGGCGGACAGCTCCTGCTGTTCAAGGCGCTCACCATGGGCCCGGCCTACATCATCTTCCCGATCATCGCCCTGTCCCCCGCGATCACGGTCGTGATGGCCATGCTCATCCTGCGCGAGCGGATCAACAAGCTCACCGCGCTCGGCGTCGCGATGGCGCTCGTCGCGATCGTCGCCTTCTCCATCTCCTCGGGCGACTCCGACCTCACCGCCGGCCCGTACCTGCTCCTGGCCGTGCTGATCTGCGTCGCGTGGGGCGTCCAGGCCTACTTCATGCGCAAGGCCGCCACCGTCGGGGTCAACGACGCCACGACGTTCGCCTGGATGACGATCAGCGGACTCGCCCTGGTCCCCGTCGCGCTGATCATGATGGGTGGGCTGCCCGGCGGGTTCCCGTGGCAGGCACCCGCGCTGACCGCGGCCACCCAGGTGCTCAACGCCGCCGGTGCGCTCTTCCTCGTCATGGCGTTCAGCCGCGGGAAGGCGTCGATCGTCGCGCCCGTCACCAACGCCCTGGCGCCGGTGCTCACGATCATCCTGTCGCTCATCATCTACCGGACCCTGCCGTCCATGTTCCAGACGATCGGCATCGTCCTCGCCCTGGCCGGCTCGACCGTGATGGTCTACGCCGACGAGAAGCGCGGCGAGGAGCTGGCAGCCGGTGCGGTCACGGACGGCGGCAAGGCGGCTCAGCCCGCCGACGGCAGGTCCGAGGCCCGATGA
- a CDS encoding class II fructose-bisphosphate aldolase codes for MNTDMAGIARTCRADATAVGAFNAILLEHAEAIVAGAEDAGLPVVLQLSQNAASYHGALTPIARGALAIAEAASVPVTVHLDHAEDEALVDEALALGIRSVMFDASRASYPENVRRTAEVVARCHAVGCWVEAELGEVGGKDGAHAPGVRTDPAEAAAFVAATGVDALAIAVGSSHAMSSREAVLDDGLIARIRDAVDVPLVLHGSSGVPDDGLVSAVRHGITKVNVGTRLNVVLTEQVRRVLAERPDVTDPRTYLTPGRDAVRAEVARLLRLLGPAGA; via the coding sequence ATGAACACCGACATGGCGGGCATCGCCCGCACCTGCCGCGCCGACGCCACCGCGGTCGGCGCGTTCAACGCGATCCTGCTCGAGCACGCCGAGGCCATCGTCGCCGGCGCCGAGGACGCCGGGCTCCCCGTCGTGCTCCAGCTCTCGCAGAACGCGGCGAGCTACCACGGCGCGCTCACCCCGATCGCGCGCGGGGCGCTCGCCATCGCCGAGGCGGCCTCCGTCCCGGTCACCGTGCACCTCGACCACGCGGAGGACGAGGCGCTGGTCGACGAGGCGCTGGCCCTCGGCATCCGCTCCGTCATGTTCGACGCGTCCCGGGCCAGCTACCCGGAGAACGTGCGCCGGACCGCCGAGGTCGTGGCGCGCTGCCACGCGGTCGGCTGCTGGGTCGAGGCCGAGCTCGGCGAGGTCGGGGGCAAGGACGGTGCGCACGCGCCCGGCGTCCGGACCGATCCGGCCGAGGCGGCCGCCTTCGTCGCCGCCACCGGCGTGGACGCGCTCGCGATCGCCGTCGGCTCCTCGCACGCCATGTCCAGCCGCGAGGCCGTCCTGGACGACGGGCTCATCGCGCGGATCCGCGACGCCGTCGACGTCCCGCTGGTGCTGCACGGCTCCAGCGGTGTGCCCGACGACGGCCTGGTGTCGGCGGTGCGCCACGGCATCACCAAGGTCAACGTGGGCACGCGGCTCAACGTCGTGCTGACCGAGCAGGTACGGCGCGTCCTGGCGGAGCGGCCCGACGTGACCGACCCGCGCACGTACCTGACGCCCGGACGCGACGCGGTGCGTGCCGAGGTGGCCCGGCTCCTGCGCCTGCTCGGGCCCGCGGGCGCCTGA
- a CDS encoding APC family permease, producing MSEQTVMTTPLKRTIGRKVLLLFVVGDILGAGIYALTGKVAAQVGGAIWLPFLCAFALAALTAASYAELVGRFPKAAGAALYANRAFKRPFLTFMVAFAVMMSGITSASAAARAFGGDYLAEFFTVPTLAAAWFFLLAITVVNFIGISESVRVNVVLTVVEATGLLVILAIGAWALITGDGQPARALELETEGTPLIAVLGATALAFYALLGFEDSVNLAEEAQKPRRDFPRALFGGLAIAGLIYLGVAFTSSMLVDTATLAESTGPLLEVVKVAGLTFPPGLFAVIALLAVTNTALINMIMASRLVYGMSNEGIVPKILGRVHQSRQTPYVAIAFTVLIALTLVSTGDLAGLADTTVLLLLLVFAVVNVSVLRLRKVPDDEHAKGDDGPSFRAPTWVPVVGAVVSLLLASPVTGRDVDVYLRAGLLLAIGVVLYVVNRLIVRRTR from the coding sequence ATGAGCGAGCAGACGGTGATGACCACGCCCTTGAAGCGGACCATCGGGCGCAAGGTGCTCCTGCTGTTCGTCGTCGGGGACATCCTGGGCGCCGGGATCTACGCGCTGACCGGCAAGGTCGCCGCGCAGGTGGGTGGCGCGATCTGGCTGCCGTTCCTGTGCGCGTTCGCCCTGGCGGCGCTCACGGCGGCGTCGTACGCGGAGCTCGTCGGCAGGTTCCCCAAGGCCGCAGGCGCCGCGCTGTACGCCAACCGCGCCTTCAAGCGGCCGTTCCTGACGTTCATGGTCGCGTTCGCGGTGATGATGTCCGGCATCACCAGCGCGTCCGCCGCGGCCCGCGCGTTCGGCGGGGACTACCTCGCGGAGTTCTTCACGGTCCCCACCCTGGCCGCCGCGTGGTTCTTCCTGCTGGCCATCACGGTGGTCAACTTCATCGGCATCTCCGAGTCGGTGCGGGTCAACGTGGTGCTCACCGTCGTCGAGGCGACCGGCCTGCTGGTGATCCTGGCGATCGGTGCCTGGGCCCTGATCACCGGCGACGGCCAGCCCGCCCGCGCACTCGAGCTGGAGACCGAGGGGACGCCGCTGATCGCCGTCCTGGGCGCGACCGCGCTCGCGTTCTACGCGCTCCTCGGCTTCGAGGACTCGGTCAACCTCGCGGAGGAGGCGCAGAAGCCTCGACGGGACTTCCCCCGCGCGCTGTTCGGTGGCCTTGCCATCGCCGGGCTCATCTACCTCGGCGTCGCGTTCACGTCGTCGATGCTGGTCGACACGGCGACGCTCGCGGAGTCCACCGGTCCCCTGCTCGAGGTGGTGAAGGTGGCGGGCCTGACGTTCCCGCCGGGGCTGTTCGCGGTGATCGCACTGCTCGCGGTCACCAACACCGCGCTGATCAACATGATCATGGCGTCGCGGCTGGTCTACGGGATGTCCAACGAGGGCATCGTGCCCAAGATCCTCGGGCGGGTGCACCAGTCGCGGCAGACCCCGTACGTCGCCATCGCGTTCACCGTGCTCATCGCGCTCACGCTGGTGAGCACCGGCGACCTGGCCGGCCTGGCCGACACCACGGTCCTGCTCCTCCTGCTGGTGTTCGCGGTCGTCAACGTGTCCGTGCTCAGGCTGCGTAAGGTGCCCGACGACGAGCACGCGAAGGGCGACGACGGTCCCTCGTTCCGAGCCCCCACGTGGGTCCCCGTGGTCGGCGCCGTCGTGTCGCTGCTGCTGGCGTCGCCCGTCACGGGCCGTGACGTCGACGTCTACCTGCGCGCCGGGTTGCTGCTGGCCATCGGCGTGGTGCTGTACGTGGTCAACCGGCTGATCGTCAGGCGGACCCGCTGA
- a CDS encoding N-acetylglucosamine kinase encodes MYLGVDGGGTKTAFCLLDEDGAVVAESLQPSLYYFAEGIELVERVLRAGVAEVCDAAGTTPDHLTSSFVGVPCYGEVSADLPTLDEIAGRVLGPGLHACGNDMVCGWAGSLGGADGINVVSGTGSIAYGERGGTSWRAGGWGELFGDEGSGYWVAIQGLNAFTRMSDGRLPAGPLLDAVRQALDLAADLDVVDIALNRWHGDRAKLASLSHAVARAAQDGDAVATSILRAAGRELGLLVDVVADALGYDAQDTVPVSYSGGMFTAPLVLESFTASVRGSARAYELRLPLLPPHVGAAVYAARLAGHRFDTEQLHRLQSPTPTQEGTPS; translated from the coding sequence GTGTACCTCGGCGTCGACGGCGGCGGCACCAAGACCGCCTTCTGCCTGCTGGATGAGGACGGCGCGGTCGTCGCAGAGAGCCTTCAGCCGAGCCTGTACTACTTCGCCGAGGGCATCGAGCTCGTCGAGCGGGTGCTGCGGGCGGGTGTCGCGGAGGTCTGCGACGCGGCCGGGACCACGCCGGACCACCTGACCTCGTCCTTCGTCGGCGTCCCCTGCTACGGCGAGGTCAGCGCCGACCTGCCCACCCTGGACGAGATCGCCGGACGCGTGCTCGGGCCCGGGCTGCACGCCTGCGGCAACGACATGGTGTGCGGCTGGGCCGGCTCGCTCGGCGGCGCCGACGGGATCAACGTCGTCTCCGGCACGGGGTCCATCGCCTACGGCGAGCGGGGCGGTACCAGCTGGCGCGCCGGCGGGTGGGGGGAGCTCTTCGGGGACGAGGGGTCCGGGTACTGGGTCGCGATCCAGGGGCTGAACGCCTTCACGCGGATGAGCGACGGCCGGCTGCCCGCGGGCCCGCTCCTCGACGCCGTCCGCCAGGCCCTCGACCTCGCGGCCGACCTCGACGTGGTCGACATCGCCCTGAACCGCTGGCACGGGGACCGCGCCAAGCTCGCCTCCCTCAGCCACGCGGTGGCGCGTGCCGCCCAGGACGGCGACGCAGTGGCGACGTCCATCCTGCGGGCCGCCGGGCGCGAGCTGGGCCTGCTGGTCGACGTCGTCGCCGACGCCCTCGGCTACGACGCCCAGGACACGGTCCCGGTCTCCTACTCCGGCGGCATGTTCACCGCGCCCCTGGTCCTGGAGTCCTTCACCGCCTCCGTCCGGGGCTCGGCCCGCGCCTACGAGCTGCGGCTGCCCCTGCTCCCCCCGCACGTCGGTGCCGCCGTCTACGCCGCGCGCCTCGCGGGGCACCGGTTCGACACCGAGCAGCTCCACCGTCTGCAGTCCCCCACCCCCACCCAGGAAGGCACTCCCTCATGA
- a CDS encoding GntR family transcriptional regulator — MEAGEVGLFGADGRPLYERVADEIRAELARDAGTGTRLPSERRLVERFGVSRVTVRAALNELKAQGVLVSLPARGWAVAPTTLEGAGRLGRDHVQGFADLAASRGLRMRSRVLESTTRPATVREAEALRTAPGATLFEMRRVRYLNDLAVAVEHNRLPLTIAPGLPEADFAETSLYALLRVADPPQVPRYADYSVEARNATAEERELLEIDGPVPILSAMQLTFNQDNEPIELTVQAYRGDRYTFHASITD; from the coding sequence ATGGAAGCGGGCGAGGTCGGGCTGTTCGGGGCGGACGGGCGGCCACTGTACGAACGGGTGGCCGACGAGATCCGGGCCGAGCTCGCGCGGGACGCCGGGACCGGGACCCGCCTGCCCTCGGAGCGGCGGCTCGTCGAGCGCTTCGGCGTCTCCCGCGTCACCGTGCGCGCCGCGCTGAACGAGCTCAAGGCCCAGGGCGTCCTCGTCTCGTTGCCCGCGCGGGGGTGGGCCGTCGCGCCGACGACGCTCGAGGGTGCGGGCCGGTTGGGTCGGGACCACGTCCAGGGCTTCGCCGACCTCGCCGCGTCGCGTGGGCTGCGGATGCGCAGCCGCGTGCTGGAGTCGACCACCCGACCGGCGACCGTCAGGGAGGCCGAGGCGCTGCGCACCGCTCCCGGGGCGACGCTCTTCGAGATGCGCCGGGTCCGGTACCTGAACGACCTCGCGGTCGCCGTCGAGCACAACCGTCTGCCGCTGACCATCGCACCGGGCCTGCCCGAGGCGGACTTCGCCGAGACCTCCCTGTACGCGCTGCTGCGCGTGGCGGACCCGCCGCAGGTCCCGCGCTACGCCGACTACTCCGTCGAGGCGCGCAACGCCACGGCCGAGGAGCGCGAGCTGCTCGAGATCGACGGTCCGGTCCCGATCCTGTCCGCCATGCAGCTGACCTTCAACCAGGACAACGAGCCGATCGAGCTCACCGTCCAGGCGTACCGGGGAGACCGGTACACGTTCCACGCGTCCATCACGGACTGA
- a CDS encoding gluconokinase gives MRTPVEHLVVMGVSGTGKSTTALLLADRLGWPMIEGDDLHPPVNVAAMRAGRALTDADRLPWLHAIRDAMAAADGPTVVTCSSLRRSYRDILRTAPGRVRFVHLVVPPEELQRRLAARTGHFMPATLLASQLATLEPLAADEDGVDVPVAGPPQEIAEEALRLLAADEA, from the coding sequence GTGCGCACACCGGTCGAGCATCTCGTCGTCATGGGGGTGTCGGGGACCGGCAAGTCGACGACCGCGCTGCTGCTGGCCGACCGGCTGGGGTGGCCGATGATCGAGGGCGACGACCTGCACCCGCCGGTCAACGTCGCGGCGATGCGCGCGGGGCGGGCGCTCACCGACGCCGACCGCCTCCCGTGGCTGCACGCCATCCGGGACGCGATGGCGGCCGCGGACGGGCCGACCGTCGTGACGTGCTCGTCGCTGCGCCGCTCCTACCGCGACATCCTGCGCACCGCGCCCGGCCGGGTGCGGTTCGTGCACCTGGTGGTCCCGCCGGAGGAGCTGCAGCGCCGGCTGGCGGCGCGCACCGGCCACTTCATGCCGGCGACGCTGCTGGCCAGCCAGCTGGCCACGCTCGAACCCCTGGCCGCCGACGAGGACGGCGTGGACGTCCCGGTGGCCGGCCCGCCGCAGGAGATCGCCGAGGAGGCCCTCCGCCTGCTCGCCGCCGACGAGGCCTAG
- a CDS encoding DUF427 domain-containing protein, with protein sequence MSRSPLPAAPDRESVWDYPRPPRVEATSELIVVTLGGLLVTSTTDAVRVLETSHPPVYYLPLDAFAPGMVEPADGSAVCEYKGVADHVSLRVGDRLLERVGWTYPTPLPGYEVLAGRVALYAGELTCTVDREPVVPQAGGYYGGWITPRVIGPFKGEPGTAGW encoded by the coding sequence GTGAGCCGTAGCCCCCTCCCCGCGGCGCCCGACCGGGAGTCGGTCTGGGACTACCCGCGCCCACCGCGCGTGGAAGCGACCTCCGAGCTGATCGTCGTGACGCTCGGTGGGCTCCTCGTGACCTCGACCACGGACGCCGTCCGCGTGCTCGAGACCAGCCACCCGCCCGTGTACTACCTGCCGCTCGACGCGTTCGCTCCGGGCATGGTGGAACCGGCGGACGGCTCGGCGGTGTGCGAGTACAAGGGCGTCGCCGACCACGTGTCGCTGCGGGTCGGCGACCGCCTGCTGGAACGGGTGGGCTGGACCTACCCCACGCCGCTGCCGGGGTACGAGGTCCTCGCCGGACGCGTCGCGCTCTACGCGGGCGAGCTCACGTGCACGGTCGACCGCGAGCCCGTCGTCCCGCAGGCCGGTGGGTACTACGGCGGGTGGATCACGCCGCGCGTGATCGGACCGTTCAAGGGCGAGCCGGGCACCGCCGGCTGGTGA
- a CDS encoding YtxH domain-containing protein, translating into MIKRAVFVAGVSAGYLFGTPAGRRQLEKVKAWAGDVWRDPRVQEYVQEYESQAAAFAKKQGAAVWEKAVDTAKSAVSSSSSSTTTKYADASPTVVEPLLDADDANPGQR; encoded by the coding sequence ATGATCAAGCGAGCCGTGTTCGTGGCGGGTGTCTCGGCGGGGTACCTGTTCGGAACTCCGGCCGGGCGTCGGCAGCTGGAGAAGGTCAAGGCCTGGGCCGGGGACGTGTGGCGCGACCCGCGCGTGCAGGAGTACGTCCAGGAGTACGAGAGCCAGGCGGCCGCGTTCGCCAAGAAGCAGGGCGCCGCGGTGTGGGAGAAGGCCGTCGACACCGCCAAGAGCGCGGTGTCGTCCTCGTCGTCGTCGACGACGACCAAGTACGCGGACGCGTCGCCCACGGTCGTGGAGCCGCTCCTGGACGCGGACGACGCCAACCCCGGACAACGGTGA
- a CDS encoding pseudouridine synthase — protein sequence MPPRSPLPARHGLSAAWLRTPDSDRSRADAWSTMGDWLRHRLPEHVDVAQMLAARRFVDEGGRAVRAEDPYAPHRFVWFHRDLRDEPVVTAPIRVLHRDDRLVVVDKPAFLSSIPRGRHVLQSVVVRLRDELGLPELSPLHRLDRVTSGLLMLATEQRWRGPYQTLFEHRAVDKTYWALAPLREDLELPVVVRNHIRKERGSWQAEVVPGAAVNAETRIELESQVDGRGVYRLTPRTGRTHQLRVHLHGLGIPIVDDPLYPVVRDVEVDDFSRPLQLLAGEVAFTDPVDGSARRFRSARRLPLVAGD from the coding sequence GTGCCCCCCAGATCGCCGTTGCCGGCCCGGCACGGCCTGAGCGCCGCCTGGCTGCGCACCCCCGACTCCGACCGCTCGCGTGCGGACGCGTGGTCGACGATGGGCGACTGGCTGCGGCACCGCCTGCCCGAGCACGTCGACGTCGCCCAGATGCTGGCGGCGCGGCGCTTCGTCGACGAGGGCGGCCGCGCGGTGCGCGCGGAGGACCCCTACGCGCCGCACCGCTTCGTCTGGTTCCACCGCGACCTGCGCGACGAGCCCGTGGTGACCGCGCCGATCCGCGTGCTGCACCGCGACGACCGGCTCGTGGTCGTCGACAAGCCCGCGTTCCTCTCCTCGATCCCGCGCGGCCGGCACGTGCTGCAGAGCGTCGTCGTCCGGCTGCGCGACGAGCTCGGCCTGCCGGAGCTCTCGCCGCTGCACCGCCTGGACCGGGTCACGTCCGGGCTGCTGATGCTGGCGACCGAGCAGCGGTGGCGCGGGCCGTACCAGACGCTCTTCGAGCACCGTGCGGTGGACAAGACCTACTGGGCGCTGGCGCCCCTGCGCGAGGATCTCGAGCTGCCGGTGGTGGTCCGCAACCACATCCGCAAGGAGCGCGGCTCGTGGCAGGCCGAGGTGGTGCCGGGCGCCGCGGTCAACGCCGAGACGCGCATCGAGCTGGAGTCGCAGGTGGACGGTCGGGGGGTCTACCGCCTGACCCCGCGCACGGGCCGGACCCATCAGCTGCGGGTCCACCTGCACGGGCTGGGCATCCCGATCGTCGACGACCCGCTGTACCCGGTGGTGCGCGACGTCGAGGTCGACGACTTCAGCCGCCCGCTGCAGCTGCTCGCGGGCGAGGTCGCGTTCACCGACCCGGTCGACGGCAGCGCGCGGCGGTTCCGGAGCGCGCGACGCCTCCCGCTCGTCGCGGGCGACTGA
- a CDS encoding HAD family hydrolase, translated as MSPARWVCLDLDGTLLRDDHVDGVVRAVSERLAERFGVDAEALAAANETAWWEYWTEVGDSWLRGQIDPESLPTEVWRRALATVGVTDAAAAAEAHALHTTTESTALRLYDESAEVLRRLSERGVPTALITNGPSGLQRAKLRATGIEDAFDVVIVSGEHGVHKPDPAIFALALSGLGATASETLHVGDDLVADVGGARGAGMRPVWIDRGTAAELPAERPETVVNDLRELYGLLGLD; from the coding sequence ATGAGTCCGGCGAGGTGGGTCTGCCTCGATCTCGACGGCACGCTGCTGCGCGACGACCATGTCGACGGCGTCGTGCGGGCGGTGTCCGAGCGCCTGGCCGAACGCTTCGGGGTCGACGCCGAAGCGCTTGCCGCCGCGAACGAGACCGCCTGGTGGGAGTACTGGACCGAGGTCGGCGACTCCTGGTTGCGGGGACAGATCGATCCCGAGTCTCTGCCGACGGAAGTCTGGCGGCGTGCGCTGGCCACGGTGGGGGTGACGGATGCCGCCGCTGCCGCGGAGGCGCACGCTTTGCACACTACGACCGAGAGCACGGCGTTGCGCCTGTACGACGAATCCGCAGAGGTGCTCCGAAGGCTCAGCGAGCGGGGTGTCCCGACCGCCCTCATCACCAACGGCCCGAGCGGGCTGCAACGCGCCAAGCTGCGGGCGACGGGGATCGAGGACGCCTTCGACGTCGTGATCGTGTCGGGAGAGCACGGCGTGCACAAGCCCGATCCCGCGATCTTCGCGCTGGCGCTCTCCGGACTGGGGGCGACGGCGTCCGAGACTCTGCACGTTGGCGACGACCTCGTCGCCGACGTCGGCGGCGCACGCGGGGCCGGAATGCGCCCGGTCTGGATCGACCGTGGCACCGCGGCGGAGCTGCCGGCCGAGCGCCCCGAGACCGTCGTGAACGACCTGCGGGAGCTGTACGGACTGCTCGGCCTTGACTGA